ACATCCTACTTCCTGGGATAAGCAGGCCGCTGGCAAGCACGTACAGCCCATTTGAGATGAACAGGGTGAAGCAGGGGTGCCTGGGTTCACATACCGCACGCACCCcctctagctgtgtggcctttggcaagttacctaacctctctggagCCCAATTTCCCCATCTACCCAACGGGGATGATCACAGTACCTAGTTTTTAGGATCGCTGTGAGGATTAcccatgtaaagcacttaaaagTACTACCTAAGTTTTAGCTGCCACTATTATTACTATTGCTATTATCGTTCAGGGCTGTGGGAAAACTGTGGGAAACTGTCGGCCGGATTCTCCCAAGTCCACACAGCAAGTCTGATGGGGGCACCGGGGACTCTGCGTCCAGCTCCCTCCAAATAACTTTTGAGGGTCTTTGACCTCAGACTTGGCAGCAGGTAGGTCTCCGCACCTTAAATTACATAAAAGAACTTACGGGCTCATTCCCGCCTCACCCCACGCGCACGTGAGGCAGCTGATGAACCGCACCAACTGCAATTTCCCACCCACCCCTCGGGTAGAGGCGAGCTTCCTCCTGTCACCTCAGCTCGCAGCTAACGAACACGTCCGGGAAGGCAGCCCCTCCCAGGGCCCCAGCCCCGCTCCCGCCCGGCCCGCACCTGGTACCGCGGCGGCCGGTAAACCAGCAGCAGCAGGGCGTTGAGTCCGGCCACGTAGAGCGCCAGCCCGGTGCGGCCCTGCAGGCCGGCGCGCGTGAGCAGCGGCAGCGCGAGCACCGAGGCGCCCAGCAGGAAGGTGGCGAGGCTGAGGCGCGCCTCGGAGCCCGGGGGAGCGCGCGCCGTGCAGCCCGCCATGGCGCAGGGCAGCGGACGAGCAGGCGGTGCCTCCGTAGCCCCGGGAAACCCGCCCGCCGCGCCTGCGCACAGTGCCGCCGACGCCAGCGGGGGAGCGCCGAGACAAGCCGCGCGCCGCCCTCAAGCTCTCGCGAGAGCgccgcgccgcggggcggaggcTCGAATTTGGTGCgagcgccccgccccgccgccccgccgccccgccgaTCCCGCGGGACCGCGGACTCAGCGGAGCTGTAGCCGGCGGACGGGGCTGCGGGGGCTGGGGTTCCGGGTAGGGAAGCGCCGCCGATGGCGGCCCAAAGTCGGCCCCAAACTCGATAAGGTCCCCGTCCGAAGGAATCACGTGAAATCCGAAGCGACCCCATCCTCGGCCAGCCTGGCCTCCCTGAAATTCAGACCCCCTTCGGCGCGCAGGGTCCCCGCCGCGCGGTCCGCAGCCCAGCCCGGCGCCCGCTCGGGGTCACCCCTGCGGGCAGCCTCAAAACCCACCCGGGGCGTCCCCGCGTGGCATGACCCACTTAAGGTCGTGTTGAGGGAAAATGTTGGCCGATAGTGGAAGAACTCAAGGGTACATTGCGTGTTTTAAAGGGCACAGTACAAAACTTTCCAGTGGGATCCTGACTTCACTTGGGAACAACAAAAACATACGTGTGAGCCTGGGGAAATGATTGAAATATAAGCCAGTTATTTTAACAAGAGTTATCATCCGATGGCACAACTCTGGGCAAGTTTTATTGTCTTATTTAGGTTTTTTGAATTTTCCGCATTGCCCACAATCAACATTACTTTCATAATCAGAAATTGTTCATTTTACAGGGTTAAAGTCCTCCACCTCGGAGAGCTCAGAGTGAGGATGGAGGAGAAAGGCAAGTCGCGCATGATGACTAGAACAAAAtatgggtgggagtggggaggcagGCGTCAAATAAGGATGGAAAGGAGAGAGCGGGGCCCCAGGGCGAGGCCTGCGGGTGGGTAGCAGGAGGGTTAGGAGGCAGCATGGAAGAGATGCTGGAGCTAGGTCTTGGGGCCCTCAGGGACCGGCAGTCTGCCTGCCACTGGAAACGAGGGCAAGGGCGTCTAAGGGCAGGGGGGGAAGATTGGCACCAAGTTTGCAGACAGTGGCAGGAGAAAGCAAATCTGAGGCAGGATAGGAGACCGGCCCTGAGGGAGGCTGGAGCCCAGAGTAGTGGGTCAGATCCCTTTGAGGCCAGGCCCTCAACctgagcccctggagccccacCCTCCATTCCAGCAGTACCTGGCAGGAGGCCTGGCGTCTGGGCAGCTGGACTAGGGAAGGATGGAGAGCCTGAGCTGAAATCTGGGCCCCAGCACTGCTACAGCCCaactttgtgaccttgagcaaatcagctctatgaacttcagtttcctataaaatggggattctGATCTGACAATCAGGTATTGATGTTTTGTAAAGCCAGGAACCATGCTTAAATGGTGCTCAGAAATTTGCTAAACTtggttggtgggaatttaaagtGTTAAAAAACCAAACATACCTGAGTCTTCTCATGTGTGATGCACAGCAAAGCTAAACACTGACATCAGGATATAGGGAAAGACAGTGGCTAATGCCCAAGGTCCCAAACTCGCCTTTGGCTTACAAGCAAGGattttttaagacaaaattaTGGGAAAGGTGTAAGAATATAGACTGCGTGATTGGCTTCTGCACATTCTTCTGCTTGGTCAGTGGTGTTTCAGGAATCTTAACTGTCAGTCAGTCTTCTGGCTCCACCCCGTCTGGGGTCTACGTGATTATTGTCAGGAGGTGGTCTATCTGGGGGGAGGGGAGTTTAAGTTCCTATAAAACATCTCTAGAATTCATGAATGACAAGTTTGTCTGTGGCCTTGAGGCAGAACTCGGAGTCCTGTGTCTGTTTAATTTGCTTTGATTTGCAAACTcatattttctttaatctctACCTAGTCTAATTTACACATTCTGGTCACAATTAAGAGACTTGGACTTCTCTTTGTTAATGAGAAGTCTGAGGGGCTTCATCACAAGAGGGCCACCTGTACGGTTACAAAAGGagatttaatgttttaaaacccGAAGTGGCCCTGGTTCAGTCCCTGTGGGAAGGAGGCCTGGCTGTTTCTGGGAGCTGAGAACTGGGGCTCCTACCACTACCACCAGTTTCTCCCTGTCTCCCTGAGACTGGGAATCTCTCCTTCAGCGCCGGGATGCGTCTGGGCCACTAGAGGGCGCTCATTGCATCTTCTCTCCTGGGAATGAGTCTGGTTCTTTAGCAAAGAGCCGCTCCCAGGAAACTCCTTTTCTGGTAATTGACATCTGCTCTCCATGCTGACTTAGGGGCCTGATTATCTCCAGGGACCATCCCCATTCTGAGGGTACAGAGTAATGTAATGCAGACAGAAGAACTCTCTCCTCTGCCCATCACTCCCCCTTAGACCATACACATCTCTGCCATGCCCATCTcggaggaaggagaaagagggggaGGCAGACATCTCCCAGGCCAGAGGGAAAGGGAATTTTTGGAAGTCACTGGAGTTGCCGATTCTGTCAGGGCCTGTGGCTCACAGAGCAGTGATGGTGGAAAAAGGCAAGTAAGCAAATACATGTACatagtgaaagggtatctcgccgcgaccctccttatccaggatgactcaggagacacgggcccacgcaagagactttattatctgaaggagagagtggctgccccagatgggggtggggagagagagagagagggagcagcagagagagcagtgggacagagagagggggtggagagagagagagcgcgcgcaggggacagagagacagagacaaagagagagaggacagcagagagacagagagacagagagaggcagagagagcagacagagacagagagggagcagcgagtgagagggacagagagagagagggcagcagcgtggtgccttttattgtggcggatccgctaggcctgttgccttgggggagagtcgggatgtttagagataaggcggggtaagcccaggcaAGCCCCCGGCATAATTCTTAccggtttatgtgcttgggaccatggggcaaatggaggatatattactatattcttacatacAGCAGCACAGACCCAGAGAAAGtcacagagagagacacacagaaaCAGTACTTCACACAGAGATACGGACACAAACATACACAGATGCCTGCTTTCCCACCAGAGAGGAAACCCTCTGATCAAACATCCACTCTTCACCCGCTCTCCAATGTCATTCCCTAGGCTAAGGGCACAACAAGCCAgcaaaaatataagcaaatcaaGGAAAAACTACTCAGCCCTGGGATGCCTcgctagctttttttttttttttttgtaaataagcaTTTGAATGTTGTTTTGTTCTAGGAGCTGCAAGGCAAGCACAAAGGGAGCCCTTTCTCATGCAGGGCGGTCCCTCTGCAgggccctccctccaccccactcaTCCTGCCATCCACCCACCAGCAGAGATGGCTTTCCATCCTGGCCTAAGTGGGGATTCTTCCTGTTTAAAAAGgatgaatgaaaagacaaaccacctTAACTTTTCCAAGTTAAACTGCAGGCTGAGATGACATTATGCTTTCTTAGAGTTGCTTTATTGAGCAAGAGAGAATGTAGAGCAGGGTGGTCTGGAACAGGCAGAGGCAGGTGTAAGGATGGGGCATTAACCAAACACTGCAATTCACACAAAAATGCCAGGATGGAAAGTTTGCTCCTGACCAAGCTCAACACCCAGTaggaaaaagtttgagaaccCGCCTCTTCCCCCCTCCCCGTCAGTTGTTAGGGTGGCCTCCGGGGCCTCCTGTCACTCACAGCCCTGTGCCCCATCCATTTCCCACATGGAGGCCAGGAGGGGCTGGCTTAGTGTGGCCTCAGCTCCCCCTGGCAGGGAACTCTGGTCCGCTAAaagttttctttcccttcctcaggCTTGAAGCATGAGAACCTCCTCTCTCTAGTCTAGAAATGGGTAAATGATGCGTAATTTATGAGCACGTCAGCCTAAAGCGCATAACTCATACGTGCACAAAGGGGCCAGGTAAATATTTAAAGATTAGAGCCAGCTAGGGAGAAACACAAAAGGCTGGAACAATGGGGGTCTCTCTGAATTCACTCTTCCCGAGCTGGGCCAGCCCGGTTCACTGTTGATGCACTCACTGGGGTCCCAGCTTTTGTCCCCAGGGGGGCCCTTGGCTGCCCGGCTATTCCGAGTCCCAACACAGCTAAAGAGAGTTAAACAATCGCAGCCTCTCCAACCCCATCTGGAGACAATTGGCTGAGTCATTTcagtgcttttgctgtgtcccaataGTTAATTACACGGAGCAATCACTTCATTCCACTTTGAAATGCATCTATGAAGGGGCACAGTGCCTTTCTTCCACCAGGCACAAGCACAGCCTTGGCAGCACTCACCAGTTAGTATGACTTTAAATGCCTGAGGGCTGCAGAAAGGAAGGGGTTCCCGCCTAGGGGAGAGGGGCTGCACCCTGCTGCTGTTCCTGGGAGAGCTGGTAGGCTAGTAGGATGGAACTTCCAGTAGGCCTCTTGTTCTGGGGCCTGCAAACCCTTCCCTACCTCGTCTCCACACCGAACTTGTTCTGTGAAGTTCCTTCTTTTGCTGAAGTCAAGAAAACCAAACGGGGGATGGGAGGACAAAGGCACAAGTTACTGTTTGCCTTAAATTCCCCAGCATGAGAAAGCAGAGGGCCCCGAGTACTGCTGGAAGCCCCCAGGACCCTCCAGAATTATAGAAGAAATTTCTTAAGTGAGCAGAGGGCCGTCTGGGTCTCCCTAGCGCTCTGCCCGAAATTGGGTTCCTTTCCAGGCCCCCTGGGGCCCCTGGATGCTAAAGATGGAATGGGAGTCGGTGGCCTACATCCCAGTTTGCATAAGCCTGGCTTCTAAGTTGGTTCATGCTCCGTGCCGCCAACCCGAGGACGCTTCGTCCTGCATGCTCTCGGAGGACAGGGGGCGAGGTTGCTGCCACTTCTCCACCCGCGGAAAGCGCCTCCCTCGCCTCAGCGCGCCTCTTGGATCGGACCTGCGGGAGAGCCTGTGCAGGATGCCCAGAGGCAGGACTTGCaaacggggtgggggtgggagtgggggaggggggtggaAGTGGGTCGCATCTACAGGAAGGGGCTTGGTGACTTGTCCACCATCTTTTGCAATGACTTTGATGCGAAGATCTGTTTTTAACTTAATGGGGGAAGTGGCTGCCCGGAAGGAGCCCGGGTTGGGGGTGACGTTGGGATGGGAGGAGCGGGAGGAAGCTGTCTCCGAACACTGGGAGGTGAGGATGGAACTTGCGCGGATCCCTTTCAGCCTTGAGCCCCGCGCGACCCTCGGAGGCGTGAGGCGAGGAGCGGGCCACGGGGGCTGTCGGAAGCGGGGGAGCCGCTGTAGGAGCAAGAGAAGCCCGGGAAGGGGAGGAGTCAGCGTAGGAGTAGAGACCCTGGCCAGAGGGCTTGCCGAAGGGGAGGGCATGGTGGGCgctgcggggtgggggtgggggtgggggcagcggaGGCCGGTTAAGTGGGAGGGGGCGGTGCTCGGAGGCCAGGAATCCCGCCCGGGCCGCCTCGCCCTTCTCTCCTCCTGCAGCCGAAGCAGAACATTGCGAATTAGCGCATTTTGTGGTCAATTTTCCAGTGTTTAAGAAACACTAAGTCACCCAAGTGAGCGGCGCCACCCAGCGCAGCTAGGATCCCAGGGCACCGCCTCCAGAGGAGTGGTGGGTGCCGGGGAGCGGGTGCAGGCCGCCCGCAGGCCGCTTTATGGCGACCCTAACTGAAGAGAAGGCGGGCCGGCGTCCTCGCTGCGGGACTCGAGAGCGGCCCCCAGGGCCATTGGCTTGCTGATGCCCTGCAGTTGAAAGGCACGGGCGGTGGTTTCTGGGGAGGGATCTTAATTAGAGGACAAATTGCCCCGCTGCCCGCGCTGCTCGAGAGCCGGGGCGGGGATGAGGGAGACCGCCAGAGCGAGGCGCGCGCCCAGCCTCTGTGCAGATGTACAGCAGCTGGAAGCCCGCGCGCGCGGCGGGGCGCCCGGAGTTTGGCTCCGAGGGGGCGGGCGCGAGGACGGCTTTGTGGGGCCGGCACAATGCCCTTAACACTCGGCTGCCCCCTTTGTGCCCGGCCTCGCAGCCCGCCCTCCCCACGGTGCCTTTGTACCGCGCCGCCACAGCCCCAAGCTGAGCGAGCGCACGGAGGCCGCTGGGGCCCCGCCAGGCCCGGCGCTTCAAAGCTGTACGGCGCGTGGCAGCGCCAGTCGTCCGTCCTCGGCCCTGCCGCCCGTCCCCTgtccggcccggcccggcccggatCTGGCCCTCAGACCCTACGGCCGGCTCAGGGCAGAAGAGCACCAGGACCCCCTGTGGCTGCAGCCCCAAACTGAAAGGAAGGCGGGGCGCGATTCTCCACGCTCCTTGGCGCCTGGGAACGCTGCCTGGGCAGGGGCCAGGAGGCCTCGAGGGAGCTGGGGCCGCCCACACAGGACTCAGTGACTTCCCCTTCTCCTCATGTTGGGATTTGTTCATTCCTGTGTCGCAGGTCTCAACTGCAGAACTTTTGTGTCCATAAGACTTCCCCTTGTCCTCTCGAGCAGCGGTGTGGGCCAGCACTGTACCGGAACACCATTTTACAAACACCAAAACTGAAGCTACGAGAGCCCAGTACAGGGAGATGTCCGAGTTTGAACCCAGGGACTCCCCCGGACTTCAGCCTTCCTGTCGCTCACACCTACTGGAGTCACTCCTGAGGCCCAAGCCGGGCCTCCTGCCCCGGAGTAGTGTTGTAGCCCCATCCTGGGCAGGTGCTTCCTCTACTGAGCTCCCTGAGTGTCAAACCACAGCCTGGGTAATGAAAAAGGGTTGGggcacacacaccccacctcgAAAAGCGTAGAATGGTGCTTTCCCCTGAGATCAGTGGtcttccccacccccatctcccatTTGCTGGAACTCAGAGAATGCCGGTGGGGATAAGCTCCCAAGCCTTCCCTGTGAAGGAAAGTGTTCTCAGAGCCTGAGCTGTCCAGCCTGGAAAaccaggtctggggtgggggaggacctGCTCTGCCCGCTCCCAGAACCTGCAGCTCCTCTGGCCACGACTCTTAGTGACTCACCCGGGGTTTAGGCTGCCTGCAGCTTGCCCTCACAGCTGGAAGAGCGTGTGGGTTGCGTCCCACCCAACAAGGTCCGAGGGCATGTGAGCCTACACCATGGCACAGGAATGCTCCAGTCCTGAGGCTCCAGCCAGAAGGAAGCTGGCTGTGGCCCCGCAGGCGGGCTGCACGCTTTAATGGTACACATGTTGCTGCGTGGCCCCCACGGGCCCGGCCTGGGCCCGGCTTTGAGCAGTCACAGGCAGAAAATCATTGCATTGTCCCAACATTAGGGCAACTAATGCAGCGTTGCCAGTGAGGCCAGAGCGTGAAGCCTGCAGAGAGGCCTCACTGGCGGGTGCTCCCGCCTGCGCATCTTCATCAGCCCGTGGAGGCCCAGTACTCTGTCATAGTCATTATCCAGTCTCGGAGACAGCTGGGCCCCTGGTGCTCCCCTAGTGGGTCCCCCAGCCCTGAATGCTTCGAGGCAGGGGCAGCAAGGACTAGTCAAGTGGGCCTGGTGGTGAGGCCCAGAACCTAGGGACACTGGGATGCGAtagggcagggagggggtgggcatGTGAGGGGACTCCAGACTCAGGAAGTGGTGAGGGTGAGAAGGATAAAGAGGGTAAAGAGGATCCCTGGAAGGGAGGAGGGATCCTGGATGGGAGGCTGACACAAGGGCTATGGAAGGGGCTCAGGCAGAGGGAAGTGGGGAATTTCCTGATGCATCCCCCTCTTGTTCCCTCCCCTCGGGGTTCCACGAGTCCTGGAGCATCTTATTGACATGTAAACGAGAGGCCCCTATAAAGGCAATGACTAGCTCTCCAGGGCGCAGATACTACAACATGGGCACTGAGCCCAGGACCCAGGGCAGCTTAGCCGGCTCTGCAGGCAGCTTCCGCAAGGTCTGGGGCCCTGAGGAGCTTGGGGATAGGGGCCCTGCCAggctgggaggggcagagggTGACAGGGCCTCACCCCTGCCTGCTAATGCCACCCCTCCACAGATCTCCAAGCCGCTGATGGAGAAGAAACGACGGGCGCGCATCAACGTGTCGTTGGAGCAGCTGAAATCGTTGCTGGAGAAACACTACTCTCACCAGGTAAGACGTGGGGACGTGgtagaagtgtgtgtgtgggggctgaTACAGTTCCCAACCTCGTCCGCTCCAAGCCGGGCTGCCCAGGTAAAGAGCTCTTTCATTGGACTGCAGATCCAGAAACGCAAGTTGGAGAAGGCGGACATACTGGAGCTGAGTGTCAAGTACATGAAAAGCCTTCAGAACTCGGTTCAAGGTAGAGGGAGGCCCTGGAGGGTGAGGGGTGAGGAGCTGGCGTGGGGTGCCTTGTGGGGTCGGAGCCACAGATGCGACAATGTCAGATAGAGGGGACGGATGGAGGAGAAAGCTCAGGGCAGTGGGCAGCTGGGTGAGGAAGGGACTCCAGATCGCTGGAGAGAAGAGGCAGCACGGGCCTCGCAGGCTTAGAGTTGCAATGTGGGTGGGCCAAGGTCTGGACTCAGGGGCGGCGTTTGGGTTGCTTTTCCTCCCCCCCTTTCTCCTCAcctcttctttcctcctcccCGCACCTATTCTGCCCTCCCCTCCACATTTCTGCCGTCTGCTCCCCACTCCGCAGGACTCTGGCCAGTCCCCAGCGGAGCCGAATACCCGTCGGGCTTCCGCCGCTGCCTGCCGGGCGTTAGCCAGTTCCTGCGGCGCGGAGaggagggcggcggcggcccacgctGCCCCCTGGTGCCCGAGCGCGTGGGCGGCAGCACCATGGACAGCGCCGATCCCTGCCCGGAGACTCCCGGAACGCGCGGCTTCTGCGCTCCCGCCGTCTGGGCCCCTGTTCCGGTCTCCGGGGGCTCGCGGTCTCCGCCACCCCGGCTCCTCTTCCCTGAAGGGCTCCCCGGTCCGACCTCCAGCGTCCCGGCGCCGCAGCCAGCATCTCGCCGTTGTGCAGACAGCCCGGGAGCGGGGCTCCGCGTGTGGCGGCCCTGGTGAGGCCCAATGCGGTCTCGGACACAAGGAGGCCCCTGTCTGGCTTGGGGACGCAGAGACTGTTTTCAGAGCGCCCGCGGTAATGGCCGGGACCCCAGTTGTCAGTTCTGGTCAGGGGCGGGGTGGTCGAAAAGGTGCTGCGTGCCCGCAGACGCGGAGAAATACACGGAACCACGGGGGGACCCGGGTCTGCGCGTCTAGGCATAATCCATCCATCAGTCCAGCCCCACCTACTCAGGCAGAACCCGCTCTCTTCTCCCGCCCACCCTCCAGTAGGGCTGGGAGCGGGTGTCCCGGCCTGCGCCCTTTTCCCAGGGCTCCCGGAGGAAGCCCGCCCCCGCCCAGCAGCCGAACTACGGTGGGAAGGTCGCCGTCAGCAGCAGCGCAGAGCGGACCCCTCGCAGCGAGGAGAATTGCTGCCCCGCCCCGGCCCATTCAGCCAGCCGGAGACGCCCCGTTCCCACCGACCCAAAGCGCGCCGGGCCCCTCCCCGCCCCGGCGGCGAGGGGCCCCAAGCCCACCCCCACCATGG
The sequence above is a segment of the Manis pentadactyla isolate mManPen7 chromosome 4, mManPen7.hap1, whole genome shotgun sequence genome. Coding sequences within it:
- the HES3 gene encoding transcription factor HES-3, with product MSEFEPRDSPGLQPSCRSHLLESLLRPKPGLLPRSSVVAPSWAGASSTELPECQTTAWISKPLMEKKRRARINVSLEQLKSLLEKHYSHQIQKRKLEKADILELSVKYMKSLQNSVQGLWPVPSGAEYPSGFRRCLPGVSQFLRRGEEGGGGPRCPLVPERVGGSTMDSADPCPETPGTRGFCAPAVWAPVPVSGGSRSPPPRLLFPEGLPGPTSSVPAPQPASRRCADSPGAGLRVWRPW